In Populus nigra chromosome 10, ddPopNigr1.1, whole genome shotgun sequence, the following proteins share a genomic window:
- the LOC133704135 gene encoding putative receptor-like protein kinase At3g47110 isoform X2, which translates to MTSRVVFWPFFGIYTFLLLSFHGLQVPCFSAEATSRIAKNETDQLALVEFKTHITNDPLGVLRSWNNSIHFCQWHGVLCGRRHQRVIALNLGSYKLAGYISPHVGNLSFLRLLDLKNNSLSQEIPPELGNLSRLKYLYLHNNSLSGKIPSNVSFCFNLVHFLVNWNRLVGKIPAEFATLSKLEMFFIHANNLTGGIPTTFGNLTSLQRFSATQNYIGGSIPATIGKLANLTHIALSGNRLSGSIPPSFFNLSSIIAFDIAYNQLEGTLPSNLGITLPNLQTLGLSANQFTGSIPFTISNATNLEYLASNDNKHTGSVPTLERLNRLGFLSLTSNHLGSGRNSDLDFLRSLLNATYLEILALNDNNFGGIFPEFIGNFTWLTILFLDGNRISGSIPNGIQNLVNLEIMELWENQISGGIPPEIGHLQQLDRLRLSRNRLSGSIPSSLGNLTSLTSLYLGQNNLQGSIPSSLGLCENLLELDLSQNYLSGTIPKELVSLSALSIFMNLSHNLLNGYLPEDVGNLKNLGALDVSDNMLSGEIPTSLGSCVTLEILRVQRNFLSGELPSSLRSLKGIRILDLSRNNLTGQLPKFLEQFDLQYLNLSFNDFDGEMLVQGVFKNASVVSVEGNSRLCGGVPELQLPPCKFQNSTKERLAPKFKIIISVVFGVLGVTTLLSTVYFCWLRKKGKGPDLSNSENLTLRLSYQSLVAATDGFSSAHLIGEGSFGSVYKGVIDELGTTVAIKVLNLLRRGASKSFAAECEALRNIRHRNLVKILTACSGVDYKGNDFKALIYEFMVNGSLEKWLHTTPITDEVNEAPRSLNLLQRLNIAIDVASALEYLHNDCQPPVVHCDLKPSNILLDEDMTAHVGDFGIARILPEAAMNLSNNVTSSIGVRGTTGYTAPATESFCWRCSLERDLQMTCSKTV; encoded by the exons ATGACCTCAAGAGTAGTATTCTGGCCATTCTTTGGCATATATACTTTTCTGCTTTTGTCTTTTCATGGCTTGCAGGTTCCTTGCTTTTCTGCTGAAGCCACCTCTAGGATTGCCAAGAATGAGACAGATCAACTGGCTCTGGTTGAATTCAAGACCCATATAACCAATGACCCGCTTGGTGTTTTGAGATCGTGGAATAACTCAATACATTTCTGCCAGTGGCATGGCGTTCTTTGCGGTCGCCGGCATCAAAGAGTCATTGCATTGAATTTAGGGTCCTATAAACTAGCCGGGTACATATCACCTCATGTCGGAAATTTAAGCTTCTTGAGACTATTAGATCTAAAAAACAATAGTCTTAGCCAAGAAATACCACCTGAATTAGGCAATTTATCAAGGCTAAAATACTTGTATCTACATAACAATTCGCTCAGTGGCAAAATTCCTTCCAATGTTTCCTTTTGCTTCAACCTCGTTCACTTTCTTGTTAATTGGAACCGGCTGGTAGGGAAAATTCCTGCTGAGTTTGCTACCTTGTCAAAGCTTGAGATGTTTTTCATTCATGCCAACAATCTCACAGGAGGAATCCCTACCACGTTTGGTAACTTGACATCTCTTCAGAGATTTTCTGCCACTCAAAATTATATTGGCGGTAGTATCCCTGCTACTATTGGAAAACTGGCAAATCTCACACATATTGCTCTCAGTGGTAATAGGTTGTCAGGTTCAATCCCTCCTTCATTCTTCAATCTCTCTTCTATCATAGCTTTTGATATTGCATATAATCAACTTGAAGGAACTCTTCCTTCAAACTTAGGCATCACTCTTCCCAATCTGCAAACTCTTGGCCTTAGTGCTAACCAATTTACTGGCTCTATTCCTTTTACAATATCTAATGCAACAAATCTGGAATACCTTGCAAGCAACGACAACAAACATACTGGATCAGTACCTACTTTAGAAAGGTTGAATAGGCTAGGGTTCTTAAGCTTAACCTCCAACCATCTTGGAAGTGGAAGAAATAGTGATTTGGACTTTTTGCGGTCTTTGCTCAATGCCACTTACTTAGAGATCTTGGCTCTAAATGATAACAACTTTGGTGGGATATTTCCTGAATTTATTGGGAACTTCACTTGGCTTACAATCTTGTTTCTAGATGGCAATAGAATATCTGGAAGCATCCCAAATGGGATACAGAATCTTGTCAACCTAGAAATAATGGAGCTGTGGGAGAACCAAATATCAGGTGGTATCCCCCCTGAGATTGGACATCTTCAACAGCTAGATAGGCTAAGGCTGTCGAGAAACAGATTATCAGGTAGCATTCCGTCCTCTCTAGGGAATCTGACTAGTTTAACTTCTCTTTATTTAGGACAAAATAATCTCCAAGGTAGTATCCCCTCAAGTTTAGGCTTATGCGAGAATTTGCTTGAATTGGATCTTTCTCAAAACTATCTGAGTGGCACCATACCCAAAGAACTTGTCAGCCTGTCAGCGTTATCCATTTTTATGAATTTGTCTCACAACCTCTTGAATGGTTACCTTCCAGAAGACGTTGGAAATTTGAAAAACTTAGGTGCTTTGGATGTCTCTGATAACATGTTATCTGGTGAAATTCCTACAAGTCTTGGCAGCTGCGTTACATTGGAAATCCTACGCGTGCAAAGAAACTTCTTATCAGGGGAATTGCCATCATCTTTGAGGTCTTTGAAAGGCATTCGGATTTTAGATCTTTCTCGCAACAATTTAACAGGCCAACTCCCAAAATTTCTCGAGCAGTTCGACTTGCAGTACTTGAATCTGTCTTTCAATGATTTCGATGGTGAGATGCTCGTACAAGGTGTCTTCAAGAATGCAAGCGTGGTTTCAGTAGAAGGGAACAGTAGGCTCTGTGGGGGTGTTCCAGAACTACAGTTACCGCCTTGCAAGTTTCAGAATTCCACTAAAGAGAGGCTGGCCCCTAAGTTCAAGATAATAATCTCTGTTGTGTTTGGGGTCCTAGGAGTAACTACTCTGTTGTCTACAGTATACTTCTGTTGGTTAAGGAAGAAAGGAAAGGGACCTGACTTGAGCAATTCAGAAAACTTGACTTTGCGACTTTCTTATCAAAGTCTCGTTGCCGCTACTGATGGCTTTTCTTCAGCTCATTTGATTGGAGAAGGCAGCTTTGGGTCTGTGTATAAAGGAGTGATCGACGAGTTGGGAACTACAGTTGCCATCAAAGTACTCAACCTTCTTCGACGAGGAGCTTCCAAGAGTTTTGCAGCCGAGTGTGAGGCCTTGAGAAACATAAGGCATCGCAACCTTGTCAAGATACTGACAGCATGTTCTGGTGTTGATTACAAAGGTAATGACTTCAAGGCTTTGATTTATGAGTTTATGGTCAATGGCAGCCTAGAGAAGTGGCTACATACAACTCCCATAACAGATGAGGTGAATGAGGCACCAAGGAGCTTAAATCTTCTTCAGAGACTAAACATTGCGATTGATGTTGCTTCTGCACTGGAATATCTTCACAATGACTGCCAACCACCTGTAGTTCATTGTGATCTCAAACCAAGCAATATTCTTCTAGATGAGGATATGACTGCACATGTTGGTGACTTTGGAATAGCCAGAATCCTTCCAGAAGCAGCCATGAACTTGTCCAATAATGTGACCAGCTCTATTGGAGTAAGAGGAACTACGGGATATACAGCTCCAG CTACGGAGTCCTTCTGTTGGAGATGTTCACTGGAAAGAGACCTACAAATGACATGTTCAAAGACAGTTTGA
- the LOC133704135 gene encoding probable LRR receptor-like serine/threonine-protein kinase At3g47570 isoform X1 → MTSRVVFWPFFGIYTFLLLSFHGLQVPCFSAEATSRIAKNETDQLALVEFKTHITNDPLGVLRSWNNSIHFCQWHGVLCGRRHQRVIALNLGSYKLAGYISPHVGNLSFLRLLDLKNNSLSQEIPPELGNLSRLKYLYLHNNSLSGKIPSNVSFCFNLVHFLVNWNRLVGKIPAEFATLSKLEMFFIHANNLTGGIPTTFGNLTSLQRFSATQNYIGGSIPATIGKLANLTHIALSGNRLSGSIPPSFFNLSSIIAFDIAYNQLEGTLPSNLGITLPNLQTLGLSANQFTGSIPFTISNATNLEYLASNDNKHTGSVPTLERLNRLGFLSLTSNHLGSGRNSDLDFLRSLLNATYLEILALNDNNFGGIFPEFIGNFTWLTILFLDGNRISGSIPNGIQNLVNLEIMELWENQISGGIPPEIGHLQQLDRLRLSRNRLSGSIPSSLGNLTSLTSLYLGQNNLQGSIPSSLGLCENLLELDLSQNYLSGTIPKELVSLSALSIFMNLSHNLLNGYLPEDVGNLKNLGALDVSDNMLSGEIPTSLGSCVTLEILRVQRNFLSGELPSSLRSLKGIRILDLSRNNLTGQLPKFLEQFDLQYLNLSFNDFDGEMLVQGVFKNASVVSVEGNSRLCGGVPELQLPPCKFQNSTKERLAPKFKIIISVVFGVLGVTTLLSTVYFCWLRKKGKGPDLSNSENLTLRLSYQSLVAATDGFSSAHLIGEGSFGSVYKGVIDELGTTVAIKVLNLLRRGASKSFAAECEALRNIRHRNLVKILTACSGVDYKGNDFKALIYEFMVNGSLEKWLHTTPITDEVNEAPRSLNLLQRLNIAIDVASALEYLHNDCQPPVVHCDLKPSNILLDEDMTAHVGDFGIARILPEAAMNLSNNVTSSIGVRGTTGYTAPEYGMGNEVSTYGDVYSYGVLLLEMFTGKRPTNDMFKDSLSLSRFVKAALPVHVLEIADPILVQEAEGRTSVNTPHGHRIQECLASIFTIGVACSEEIPRERKGISNVVTELHSIRNKL, encoded by the exons ATGACCTCAAGAGTAGTATTCTGGCCATTCTTTGGCATATATACTTTTCTGCTTTTGTCTTTTCATGGCTTGCAGGTTCCTTGCTTTTCTGCTGAAGCCACCTCTAGGATTGCCAAGAATGAGACAGATCAACTGGCTCTGGTTGAATTCAAGACCCATATAACCAATGACCCGCTTGGTGTTTTGAGATCGTGGAATAACTCAATACATTTCTGCCAGTGGCATGGCGTTCTTTGCGGTCGCCGGCATCAAAGAGTCATTGCATTGAATTTAGGGTCCTATAAACTAGCCGGGTACATATCACCTCATGTCGGAAATTTAAGCTTCTTGAGACTATTAGATCTAAAAAACAATAGTCTTAGCCAAGAAATACCACCTGAATTAGGCAATTTATCAAGGCTAAAATACTTGTATCTACATAACAATTCGCTCAGTGGCAAAATTCCTTCCAATGTTTCCTTTTGCTTCAACCTCGTTCACTTTCTTGTTAATTGGAACCGGCTGGTAGGGAAAATTCCTGCTGAGTTTGCTACCTTGTCAAAGCTTGAGATGTTTTTCATTCATGCCAACAATCTCACAGGAGGAATCCCTACCACGTTTGGTAACTTGACATCTCTTCAGAGATTTTCTGCCACTCAAAATTATATTGGCGGTAGTATCCCTGCTACTATTGGAAAACTGGCAAATCTCACACATATTGCTCTCAGTGGTAATAGGTTGTCAGGTTCAATCCCTCCTTCATTCTTCAATCTCTCTTCTATCATAGCTTTTGATATTGCATATAATCAACTTGAAGGAACTCTTCCTTCAAACTTAGGCATCACTCTTCCCAATCTGCAAACTCTTGGCCTTAGTGCTAACCAATTTACTGGCTCTATTCCTTTTACAATATCTAATGCAACAAATCTGGAATACCTTGCAAGCAACGACAACAAACATACTGGATCAGTACCTACTTTAGAAAGGTTGAATAGGCTAGGGTTCTTAAGCTTAACCTCCAACCATCTTGGAAGTGGAAGAAATAGTGATTTGGACTTTTTGCGGTCTTTGCTCAATGCCACTTACTTAGAGATCTTGGCTCTAAATGATAACAACTTTGGTGGGATATTTCCTGAATTTATTGGGAACTTCACTTGGCTTACAATCTTGTTTCTAGATGGCAATAGAATATCTGGAAGCATCCCAAATGGGATACAGAATCTTGTCAACCTAGAAATAATGGAGCTGTGGGAGAACCAAATATCAGGTGGTATCCCCCCTGAGATTGGACATCTTCAACAGCTAGATAGGCTAAGGCTGTCGAGAAACAGATTATCAGGTAGCATTCCGTCCTCTCTAGGGAATCTGACTAGTTTAACTTCTCTTTATTTAGGACAAAATAATCTCCAAGGTAGTATCCCCTCAAGTTTAGGCTTATGCGAGAATTTGCTTGAATTGGATCTTTCTCAAAACTATCTGAGTGGCACCATACCCAAAGAACTTGTCAGCCTGTCAGCGTTATCCATTTTTATGAATTTGTCTCACAACCTCTTGAATGGTTACCTTCCAGAAGACGTTGGAAATTTGAAAAACTTAGGTGCTTTGGATGTCTCTGATAACATGTTATCTGGTGAAATTCCTACAAGTCTTGGCAGCTGCGTTACATTGGAAATCCTACGCGTGCAAAGAAACTTCTTATCAGGGGAATTGCCATCATCTTTGAGGTCTTTGAAAGGCATTCGGATTTTAGATCTTTCTCGCAACAATTTAACAGGCCAACTCCCAAAATTTCTCGAGCAGTTCGACTTGCAGTACTTGAATCTGTCTTTCAATGATTTCGATGGTGAGATGCTCGTACAAGGTGTCTTCAAGAATGCAAGCGTGGTTTCAGTAGAAGGGAACAGTAGGCTCTGTGGGGGTGTTCCAGAACTACAGTTACCGCCTTGCAAGTTTCAGAATTCCACTAAAGAGAGGCTGGCCCCTAAGTTCAAGATAATAATCTCTGTTGTGTTTGGGGTCCTAGGAGTAACTACTCTGTTGTCTACAGTATACTTCTGTTGGTTAAGGAAGAAAGGAAAGGGACCTGACTTGAGCAATTCAGAAAACTTGACTTTGCGACTTTCTTATCAAAGTCTCGTTGCCGCTACTGATGGCTTTTCTTCAGCTCATTTGATTGGAGAAGGCAGCTTTGGGTCTGTGTATAAAGGAGTGATCGACGAGTTGGGAACTACAGTTGCCATCAAAGTACTCAACCTTCTTCGACGAGGAGCTTCCAAGAGTTTTGCAGCCGAGTGTGAGGCCTTGAGAAACATAAGGCATCGCAACCTTGTCAAGATACTGACAGCATGTTCTGGTGTTGATTACAAAGGTAATGACTTCAAGGCTTTGATTTATGAGTTTATGGTCAATGGCAGCCTAGAGAAGTGGCTACATACAACTCCCATAACAGATGAGGTGAATGAGGCACCAAGGAGCTTAAATCTTCTTCAGAGACTAAACATTGCGATTGATGTTGCTTCTGCACTGGAATATCTTCACAATGACTGCCAACCACCTGTAGTTCATTGTGATCTCAAACCAAGCAATATTCTTCTAGATGAGGATATGACTGCACATGTTGGTGACTTTGGAATAGCCAGAATCCTTCCAGAAGCAGCCATGAACTTGTCCAATAATGTGACCAGCTCTATTGGAGTAAGAGGAACTACGGGATATACAGCTCCAG AATATGGTATGGGAAATGAGGTGTCAACATATGGTGATGTTTACAGCTACGGAGTCCTTCTGTTGGAGATGTTCACTGGAAAGAGACCTACAAATGACATGTTCAAAGACAGTTTGAGCCTTAGTAGGTTTGTTAAGGCAGCTCTGCCTGTGCATGTCTTAGAAATTGCAGATCCAATACTTGTTCAAGAAGCGGAAGGAAGGACAAGTGTAAACACTCCTCACGGTCACAGAATTCAGGAGTGCTTGGCTTCAATATTTACAATCGGAGTTGCTTGTTCTGAGGAAATTCCAAGAGAAAGAAAGGGCATCAGTAATGTTGTTACTGAACTGCATTCAATCAGAAACAAACTCTGA